One region of Emys orbicularis isolate rEmyOrb1 chromosome 6, rEmyOrb1.hap1, whole genome shotgun sequence genomic DNA includes:
- the NXNL2 gene encoding nucleoredoxin-like protein 2: protein MVDVFSGRPLLTRDGHAVDPEEVLQNKIVGLYFSAGWCSPCRDFTPILCDFYSELLEGARPPAPFEIVFISSDRSPEEMVEYMHDMHGDWLALPFHDPYKHDLKKKYNITAIPKLVIVKQTGEVITDKGRKQIRERGLSCFQNWLEGADVFQNFSN, encoded by the exons ATGGTGGATGTGTTCAGCGGGCGGCCCCTGCTCACCCGGGACGGGCACGCCGTGGATCCTGAGGAGGTTTTGCAGAACAAGATCGTGGGCTTGTACTTCTCGGCCGGCTGGTGCTCCCCGTGCCGGGACTTCACCCCCATCCTGTGCGACTTCTACAGCGAGCTGCTGGAGGGCGCCCGCCCGCCGGCCCCTTTCGAGATCGTCTTCATCTCGTCCGACCGCAGCCCCGAGGAGATGGTCGAGTACATGCACGACATGCACGGGGACTGGCTGGCGCTGCCCTTCCACGACCCCTACAAGCA TGATTTGAAGAAGAAATACAATATAACGGCCATCCCCAAACTGGTGATTGTGAAACAAACTGGAGAAGTCATTACTGACAAGGGAAGGAAACAGATCAGAGAAAGAGGGCTAAGCTGCTTCCAAAACTGGCTCGAGGGGGCAGATGTCTTTCAGAATTTTTCTAACTGA